The Zingiber officinale cultivar Zhangliang chromosome 10A, Zo_v1.1, whole genome shotgun sequence genome contains a region encoding:
- the LOC122027097 gene encoding uncharacterized protein LOC122027097 — protein sequence MTMVITEELKAKAEVYYGDEICQDKTKFLLQEVGLPRGLLPLRDIIECGHVKETGFVWLKQKKKVEHVFSKIGRKVTYSPEIAAYVENNKIKKVSGVKAKELLLWLTVEEISAADEAAPEKITFKTTTGLYRTFPRSAFELEEDGEEAEQQKKLPPAIPAPPEKAPQAAANK from the exons ATGACGATGGTCATCACCGAAGAGTTGAAGGCCAAGGCCGAGGTTTACTACGGTGATGAAATTTGTCAAGACAAAACTAAGTTCCTCCTACAAGAAGTTGGTCTTCCCCGCGGCCTCCTTCCTCTTAG AGATATTATCGAGTGCGGGCACGTGAAGGAGACGGGCTTCGTGTGGCTGAAGCAGAAGAAGAAGGTGGAGCATGTCTTCAGCAAGATCGGGAGGAAGGTGACGTACTCGCCGGAGATCGCCGCCTACGTCGAGAACAACAAGATCAAGAAGGTGTCCGGCGTCAAGGCAAAGGAGCTGCTGCTGTGGCTGACGGTGGAGGAGATCTCGGCGGCCGACGAGGCGGCGCCGGAGAAGATCACCTTCAAAACCACCACCGGGCTGTACAGAACCTTCCCGAGGTCGGCCTTCGAGCTCGAAGAGGACGGGGAGGAGGCGGAGCAGCAGAAGAAGCTTCCTCCCGCAATCCCGGCGCCGCCGGAGAAAGCTCCGCAGGCGGCTGCCAACAAGTGA
- the LOC122027096 gene encoding boron transporter 1 isoform X1, whose protein sequence is MEETFVPFRGIKNDLEGRLNCYKQDWTGGFRAGIRILAPTTYIFFASAIPVISFGEQLERDTDGVLTAVQTLASTALCGIIHSILGGQPLLILGVAEPTVLMYTFMFNFAKDRADLGRELFLAWTGWVCVWTSFLLFLLSILGACSIINRFTRLAGELFGLLIAMLFMQQAIKGLVDEFRIPKRENPKELGFIPSWRFANGMFALVLSFGLLLTALRSRKARSWRYGTGWLRGFIADYGVPLMVLVWTGVSYIPASSVPKGIPRRLFSPNPWSPGAYENWTVIRQMINVPFLYILGAFIPATMIAVLYYFDHSVASQLAQQKEFNLRKPPSFHYDLLLLGFLTLLCGLIGIPPANGVIPQSPMHTKSLATLKHQLLRNRLVATARRSMGLNSSLSQLYGSMQEAYRQMQTPLIYQEPSQSAQGLKELKDSTIQLASSMGNIDAPIDESVFDIEKEIDDLLPVEVKEQRLSNLLQAAMVGGCVAAMPFLKKIPTSVLWGYFAFMAIESLPGNQFWERILLLFTAPSRRFKVLEDQHATFVETVPFKTITLFTLFQTTYLLVCFGITWIPIAGVLFPLMIMLLVPVRQYILPKIFKGAHLTDLDAAEFEESPPLAFNLAAETEIGKGSHFAESGEVLDQMVTRSRGEIRHMNSPKVTSSTGTPSTDPQGRTSPWLSDKAHSLRMSELRQEHSPRTIEVIGPSKLGEHARDSPSV, encoded by the exons atggaggagaccttcgtGCCTTTTCGCGGAATCAAGAATGACCTTGAAGGGAGATTGAATTGCTACAAGCAAGACTGGACTGGTGGTTTCCGGGCTGGCATCAG AATTTTGGCTCCAACTacatatatattctttgcatctGCAATCCCAGTTATTTCATTTGGGGAACAACTGGAAAGGGACACTG ATGGTGTTCTAACAGCAGTTCAGACTTTAGCATCAACTGCTCTTTGTGGAATTATCCACTCGATCCTAGGAGGTCAACCTCTGCTGATCCTTGGAGTCGCAGAACCGACGGTGCTTATGTACACATTCATGTTTAACTTTGCTAAGGATCGAGCAGATTTGGGACGAGAGTTGTTCCTAGCATGGACTGGATG GGTTTGCGTCTGGACTTCCTTTTTGCTCTTCTTACTGTCAATCTTAGGAGCTTGTTCCATCATCAACAGATTTACTCGTTTAGCGGGAGAGCTATTCGGTTTGCTGATTGCTATGCTGTTTATGCAACAGGCCATTAAG GGGCTTGTTGATGAATTTCGCATACCGAAACGTGAGAACCCAAAGGAATTAGGATTCATTCCATCTTGGAGGTTTGCCAATGGAATGTTTGCTTTAGTCCTGTCATTTGGTCTTCTCCTCACTGCGCTAAGAAGTAGAAAAGCCCGGTCATGGCGCTATGGAACCG GTTGGCTACGAGGGTTTATTGCAGATTACGGTGTGCCACTTATGGTCCTCGTGTGGACGGGAGTATCTTATATACCTGCAAGTAGTGTTCCGAAAGGAATTCCACGACGCCTTTTTAGCCCGAACCCGTGGTCACCGGGAGCATATGAGAATTGGACAGTGATCAGG CAAATGATCAATGTGCCCTTTCTTTACATTCTTGGAGCTTTCATACCCGCAACGATGATAGCAGTCCTTTATTATTTCGATCACAGTGTAGCATCTCAACTCGCTCAACAGAAGGAATTCAACTTGAGAAAGCCACCGTCCTTCCATTACGATTTGCTTCTGCTCGGTTTCTTG ACGTTACTATGTGGTCTTATCGGAATTCCTCCGGCTAACGGAGTCATCCCACAGTCACCTATGCACACGAAAAGTCTAGCTACTCTCAAACATCAG CTTCTTCGTAATCGACTCGTAGCCACTGCACGCCGAAGCATGGGTctaaactcaagcttgagccaactgtATGGGAGTATGCAAGAAGCGTATCGACAAATGCAgactccattgatttaccaagaGCCATCCCAATCTGCTCAG GGTTTGAAAGAACTAAAAGACTCGACTATCCAACTCGCTTCGAGCATGGGAAACATTGATGCGCCAATCGACGAGTCAGTATTCGACATTGAAAAGGAAATCGATGACCTTCTACCGGTCGAGGTTAAAGAGCAACGTCTCAGCAATTTGCTTCAGGCAGCAATGGTCGGAGGGTGTGTTGCGGCTATGCCATTCCTGAAGAAGATCCCAACGTCTGTTCTTTGGGGATACTTTGCTTTCATGGCCATCGAAAGCTTGCCGGGGAACCAATTCTGGGAAAGGATTCTTCTACTTTTCACTGCTCCAAGTAGACGATTCAA GGTGCTTGAGGATCAACATGCAACCTTTGTCGAGACGGTGCCTTTCAAGACGATCACTCTATTTACTCTCTTCCAAACAACATACTTGCTCGTCTGCTTTGGAATCACATGGATACCGATCGCCGGAGTTCTGTTTCCCCTAATGATCATGCTTTTAGTTCCCGTAAGACAGTACATCCTTCCGAAAATCTTCAAAGGCGCACACCTTACCGATTTAGATGCAGCTGAGTTTGAAGAATCACCACCCTTAGCATTTAACCTCGCAGCG GAAACTGAGATTGGCAAGGGATCACACTTTGCAGAAAGTGGGGAAGTGCTAGATCAAATGGTGACCCGGAGCCGAGGTGAAATTAGGCACATGAACAGCCCTAAAGTCACTAGCTCAACCGGAACGCCATCGACTGATCCCCAGGGCAGAACGAGCCCCTGGTTATCCGACAAAGCTCACAGTCTTAGGATGAGTGAACTGAGGCAGGAACACAGTCCTCGGACCATAGAGGTCATCGGACCTTCCAAGCTAGGGGAACACGCGCGTGACTCTCCTTCGGTTTAG
- the LOC122027096 gene encoding boron transporter 1 isoform X3, whose amino-acid sequence MEETFVPFRGIKNDLEGRLNCYKQDWTGGFRAGIRILAPTTYIFFASAIPVISFGEQLERDTDGVLTAVQTLASTALCGIIHSILGGQPLLILGVAEPTVLMYTFMFNFAKDRADLGRELFLAWTGWVCVWTSFLLFLLSILGACSIINRFTRLAGELFGLLIAMLFMQQAIKGLVDEFRIPKRENPKELGFIPSWRFANGMFALVLSFGLLLTALRSRKARSWRYGTGWLRGFIADYGVPLMVLVWTGVSYIPASSVPKGIPRRLFSPNPWSPGAYENWTVIRQMINVPFLYILGAFIPATMIAVLYYFDHSVASQLAQQKEFNLRKPPSFHYDLLLLGFLTLLCGLIGIPPANGVIPQSPMHTKSLATLKHQLLRNRLVATARRSMGLNSSLSQLYGSMQEAYRQMQTPLIYQEPSQSAQGLKELKDSTIQLASSMGNIDAPIDESVFDIEKEIDDLLPVEVKEQRLSNLLQAAMVGGCVAAMPFLKKIPTSVLWGYFAFMAIESLPGNQFWERILLLFTAPSRRFKVLEDQHATFVETVPFKTITLFTLFQTTYLLVCFGITWIPIAGVLFPLMIMLLVPVRQYILPKIFKGAHLTDLDAAEFEESPPLAFNLAAKVGKC is encoded by the exons atggaggagaccttcgtGCCTTTTCGCGGAATCAAGAATGACCTTGAAGGGAGATTGAATTGCTACAAGCAAGACTGGACTGGTGGTTTCCGGGCTGGCATCAG AATTTTGGCTCCAACTacatatatattctttgcatctGCAATCCCAGTTATTTCATTTGGGGAACAACTGGAAAGGGACACTG ATGGTGTTCTAACAGCAGTTCAGACTTTAGCATCAACTGCTCTTTGTGGAATTATCCACTCGATCCTAGGAGGTCAACCTCTGCTGATCCTTGGAGTCGCAGAACCGACGGTGCTTATGTACACATTCATGTTTAACTTTGCTAAGGATCGAGCAGATTTGGGACGAGAGTTGTTCCTAGCATGGACTGGATG GGTTTGCGTCTGGACTTCCTTTTTGCTCTTCTTACTGTCAATCTTAGGAGCTTGTTCCATCATCAACAGATTTACTCGTTTAGCGGGAGAGCTATTCGGTTTGCTGATTGCTATGCTGTTTATGCAACAGGCCATTAAG GGGCTTGTTGATGAATTTCGCATACCGAAACGTGAGAACCCAAAGGAATTAGGATTCATTCCATCTTGGAGGTTTGCCAATGGAATGTTTGCTTTAGTCCTGTCATTTGGTCTTCTCCTCACTGCGCTAAGAAGTAGAAAAGCCCGGTCATGGCGCTATGGAACCG GTTGGCTACGAGGGTTTATTGCAGATTACGGTGTGCCACTTATGGTCCTCGTGTGGACGGGAGTATCTTATATACCTGCAAGTAGTGTTCCGAAAGGAATTCCACGACGCCTTTTTAGCCCGAACCCGTGGTCACCGGGAGCATATGAGAATTGGACAGTGATCAGG CAAATGATCAATGTGCCCTTTCTTTACATTCTTGGAGCTTTCATACCCGCAACGATGATAGCAGTCCTTTATTATTTCGATCACAGTGTAGCATCTCAACTCGCTCAACAGAAGGAATTCAACTTGAGAAAGCCACCGTCCTTCCATTACGATTTGCTTCTGCTCGGTTTCTTG ACGTTACTATGTGGTCTTATCGGAATTCCTCCGGCTAACGGAGTCATCCCACAGTCACCTATGCACACGAAAAGTCTAGCTACTCTCAAACATCAG CTTCTTCGTAATCGACTCGTAGCCACTGCACGCCGAAGCATGGGTctaaactcaagcttgagccaactgtATGGGAGTATGCAAGAAGCGTATCGACAAATGCAgactccattgatttaccaagaGCCATCCCAATCTGCTCAG GGTTTGAAAGAACTAAAAGACTCGACTATCCAACTCGCTTCGAGCATGGGAAACATTGATGCGCCAATCGACGAGTCAGTATTCGACATTGAAAAGGAAATCGATGACCTTCTACCGGTCGAGGTTAAAGAGCAACGTCTCAGCAATTTGCTTCAGGCAGCAATGGTCGGAGGGTGTGTTGCGGCTATGCCATTCCTGAAGAAGATCCCAACGTCTGTTCTTTGGGGATACTTTGCTTTCATGGCCATCGAAAGCTTGCCGGGGAACCAATTCTGGGAAAGGATTCTTCTACTTTTCACTGCTCCAAGTAGACGATTCAA GGTGCTTGAGGATCAACATGCAACCTTTGTCGAGACGGTGCCTTTCAAGACGATCACTCTATTTACTCTCTTCCAAACAACATACTTGCTCGTCTGCTTTGGAATCACATGGATACCGATCGCCGGAGTTCTGTTTCCCCTAATGATCATGCTTTTAGTTCCCGTAAGACAGTACATCCTTCCGAAAATCTTCAAAGGCGCACACCTTACCGATTTAGATGCAGCTGAGTTTGAAGAATCACCACCCTTAGCATTTAACCTCGCAGCG AAAGTGGGGAAGTGCTAG
- the LOC122027096 gene encoding boron transporter 1 isoform X2 yields MEETFVPFRGIKNDLEGRLNCYKQDWTGGFRAGIRILAPTTYIFFASAIPVISFGEQLERDTDGVLTAVQTLASTALCGIIHSILGGQPLLILGVAEPTVLMYTFMFNFAKDRADLGRELFLAWTGWVCVWTSFLLFLLSILGACSIINRFTRLAGELFGLLIAMLFMQQAIKGLVDEFRIPKRENPKELGFIPSWRFANGMFALVLSFGLLLTALRSRKARSWRYGTGWLRGFIADYGVPLMVLVWTGVSYIPASSVPKGIPRRLFSPNPWSPGAYENWTVIRQMINVPFLYILGAFIPATMIAVLYYFDHSVASQLAQQKEFNLRKPPSFHYDLLLLGFLTLLCGLIGIPPANGVIPQSPMHTKSLATLKHQLLRNRLVATARRSMGLNSSLSQLYGSMQEAYRQMQTPLIYQEPSQSAQGLKELKDSTIQLASSMGNIDAPIDESVFDIEKEIDDLLPVEVKEQRLSNLLQAAMVGGCVAAMPFLKKIPTSVLWGYFAFMAIESLPGNQFWERILLLFTAPSRRFKVLEDQHATFVETVPFKTITLFTLFQTTYLLVCFGITWIPIAGVLFPLMIMLLVPVRQYILPKIFKGAHLTDLDAAEFEESPPLAFNLAAVRILMHYAFRKVGKC; encoded by the exons atggaggagaccttcgtGCCTTTTCGCGGAATCAAGAATGACCTTGAAGGGAGATTGAATTGCTACAAGCAAGACTGGACTGGTGGTTTCCGGGCTGGCATCAG AATTTTGGCTCCAACTacatatatattctttgcatctGCAATCCCAGTTATTTCATTTGGGGAACAACTGGAAAGGGACACTG ATGGTGTTCTAACAGCAGTTCAGACTTTAGCATCAACTGCTCTTTGTGGAATTATCCACTCGATCCTAGGAGGTCAACCTCTGCTGATCCTTGGAGTCGCAGAACCGACGGTGCTTATGTACACATTCATGTTTAACTTTGCTAAGGATCGAGCAGATTTGGGACGAGAGTTGTTCCTAGCATGGACTGGATG GGTTTGCGTCTGGACTTCCTTTTTGCTCTTCTTACTGTCAATCTTAGGAGCTTGTTCCATCATCAACAGATTTACTCGTTTAGCGGGAGAGCTATTCGGTTTGCTGATTGCTATGCTGTTTATGCAACAGGCCATTAAG GGGCTTGTTGATGAATTTCGCATACCGAAACGTGAGAACCCAAAGGAATTAGGATTCATTCCATCTTGGAGGTTTGCCAATGGAATGTTTGCTTTAGTCCTGTCATTTGGTCTTCTCCTCACTGCGCTAAGAAGTAGAAAAGCCCGGTCATGGCGCTATGGAACCG GTTGGCTACGAGGGTTTATTGCAGATTACGGTGTGCCACTTATGGTCCTCGTGTGGACGGGAGTATCTTATATACCTGCAAGTAGTGTTCCGAAAGGAATTCCACGACGCCTTTTTAGCCCGAACCCGTGGTCACCGGGAGCATATGAGAATTGGACAGTGATCAGG CAAATGATCAATGTGCCCTTTCTTTACATTCTTGGAGCTTTCATACCCGCAACGATGATAGCAGTCCTTTATTATTTCGATCACAGTGTAGCATCTCAACTCGCTCAACAGAAGGAATTCAACTTGAGAAAGCCACCGTCCTTCCATTACGATTTGCTTCTGCTCGGTTTCTTG ACGTTACTATGTGGTCTTATCGGAATTCCTCCGGCTAACGGAGTCATCCCACAGTCACCTATGCACACGAAAAGTCTAGCTACTCTCAAACATCAG CTTCTTCGTAATCGACTCGTAGCCACTGCACGCCGAAGCATGGGTctaaactcaagcttgagccaactgtATGGGAGTATGCAAGAAGCGTATCGACAAATGCAgactccattgatttaccaagaGCCATCCCAATCTGCTCAG GGTTTGAAAGAACTAAAAGACTCGACTATCCAACTCGCTTCGAGCATGGGAAACATTGATGCGCCAATCGACGAGTCAGTATTCGACATTGAAAAGGAAATCGATGACCTTCTACCGGTCGAGGTTAAAGAGCAACGTCTCAGCAATTTGCTTCAGGCAGCAATGGTCGGAGGGTGTGTTGCGGCTATGCCATTCCTGAAGAAGATCCCAACGTCTGTTCTTTGGGGATACTTTGCTTTCATGGCCATCGAAAGCTTGCCGGGGAACCAATTCTGGGAAAGGATTCTTCTACTTTTCACTGCTCCAAGTAGACGATTCAA GGTGCTTGAGGATCAACATGCAACCTTTGTCGAGACGGTGCCTTTCAAGACGATCACTCTATTTACTCTCTTCCAAACAACATACTTGCTCGTCTGCTTTGGAATCACATGGATACCGATCGCCGGAGTTCTGTTTCCCCTAATGATCATGCTTTTAGTTCCCGTAAGACAGTACATCCTTCCGAAAATCTTCAAAGGCGCACACCTTACCGATTTAGATGCAGCTGAGTTTGAAGAATCACCACCCTTAGCATTTAACCTCGCAGCGGTTCGTATCCTAATGCATTATGCTTTCCGA AAAGTGGGGAAGTGCTAG